The genomic window TACTACATCCTGGAGTCTGATTGGCCCTTTGGGGACTGGTTCTGTCGGGCCACAGCTTTCATTTTCTACATGAACACCTATGTGAGCATCTACTTCATGACCTGTGTGAGTGTGGACCGCTACATTGCTGTGGTGCGCACCAGGCACCCCGGCAGGATTCGGAAGATGAGCCGTGCCAGGGGCATCTGTGTCCTCATCTGGTCCTTGGTGTTCCTGCAGACGGCGCCGCTGCTTCTGCGGCCCATGACACGGAGGATGGGCGACAAGCTGACGTGCATGGAGTACTTCAACTTCGAGGAGATTCCCAAGCTGCCCTACCTGCTCCTGGTGGCCTGCGTGCTTGGCTTCTTCCTGCCTGTTGGCATCATCTTGGTGTGCTATGTGAGGATCAACCTCAAGCTCTGCCAGACGGCCAAGGAGAACCCACTGACGGTGAAGAACGGGCACCACCACCGGGCCTTCACTGTCAtcctggtggtgctgctggctgtcctgctctgcttcagtCCCTACCACCTCAACATTGTCCAGTTCATGGTCAGGAAGATCCTCTACCAGCCATCCTGCCATGAGCAGCAAGCCTTCAAGATGTCGCTGCAAGTCACTGTGGCGTTCATGAACTTCAACTGCTGCATCGACCCCATCATCTACTTCTTCGCCTTCCGAGGCTACAAGCGGAGGCTGCTCCGCATCTTCAGGAACAGCGGCTCGCTGGCTACCTCCTCTACTGCCAAGAGCCCCTCTGAGAGCAACAGCAACAGCCAGCCCCCTGGCTCCATCTCTGTCTAGCAGCACAACCCATTCCCTTTTGCTCTGGCCTATGGACCATCCCTGACAGCAGGAACCAGAGTTGAGCTGCAGGACCAACACCTTCAACAAGCTTCCTTGCTCCCGTGTCTAGAGCCAGGGGCTCCCACAAAGCCAACCTGTctgggacacagctctgcctggctctgcacaggccTGCGCTCAGCACTGCTACACTTGCACCTGCCATCCTGGAGCACAGAGAGACAAATTTTCATCACAGCCCCACAGAAGGCAACTAatgcagctgctctggctgg from Chiroxiphia lanceolata isolate bChiLan1 chromosome 2, bChiLan1.pri, whole genome shotgun sequence includes these protein-coding regions:
- the LOC116783102 gene encoding G-protein coupled receptor 183-like, which produces MAVVEATFPPTNLTFGNQSSCNVHNHHLSTKVTFSLFYTTLLVFGACGNVLALCITFQSRKKKLNSTDLYLVNLALSDALFTLALPGRIAYYILESDWPFGDWFCRATAFIFYMNTYVSIYFMTCVSVDRYIAVVRTRHPGRIRKMSRARGICVLIWSLVFLQTAPLLLRPMTRRMGDKLTCMEYFNFEEIPKLPYLLLVACVLGFFLPVGIILVCYVRINLKLCQTAKENPLTVKNGHHHRAFTVILVVLLAVLLCFSPYHLNIVQFMVRKILYQPSCHEQQAFKMSLQVTVAFMNFNCCIDPIIYFFAFRGYKRRLLRIFRNSGSLATSSTAKSPSESNSNSQPPGSISV